From a region of the Suncus etruscus isolate mSunEtr1 chromosome 11, mSunEtr1.pri.cur, whole genome shotgun sequence genome:
- the LOC126022512 gene encoding keratin, type II cytoskeletal 73 has product MNRQFTYKSGATAKGGFSGCSAVISGGSSASYRAGAKGLSAGFSSRSLYSMGATRGISFNVASSNGRAGFGFGRSRASGFAGSMFGSVTLGPTCPTVCPPGGIHQVTINKSLLAPLNVELDPEIQKVRAQEREQIKALNNKFASFIDKVRFLEQQNQVLETKWELLQQLDLSNSKNNLEPILEGFISSLRKQLEGLSGDRVRLDSELRNMRDVVEDYKKRYEEEINKRTTAENDFVVLKKDVDAAYMSKVELQAKVDALDREIKFFKCLYEGEIAQLQSHISDTSVILSMDNNRKLDLDSIIAEVRGQYEDIALKSKAEAEALYQTKFQELQLAAGRHGDDLKHTKNEISELTRIIQRLRSEIESVKKQCSNLETAIADAEQRGDCALKDARAKMDELEEALQKAKEELARMLREYQELMSTKLALDIEIATYRKLLEGEECRMSGEYTNSVSISVISSSAAGTTGAGAGFGFSGAGTYGYRSSSVGGGYSMLSGGCVTGNGNCSPRGEAKTRLGSASEFKDPSGKSPALSSPTKKNTR; this is encoded by the exons ATGAACCGCCAGTTCACCTACAAGTCAGGAGCTACTGCGAAAGGGGGCTTTAGTGGTTGTTCGGCTGTGATTTCGGGGGGCAGCTCTGCATCCTACCGTGCAGGAGCCAAAGGGCTCAGTGCTGGCTTCAGCAGCCGGAGCCTCTACAGCATGGGTGCCACCAGGGGCATCTCCTTCAATGTGGCCAGCAGCAATGGAAGGGCAGGATTTGGATTTGGCCGGAGCCGGGCCAGTGGCTTTGCAGGCAGCATGTTCGGCAGCGTGACCCTGGGGCCCACCTGCCCCACTGTGTGCCCTCCAGGGGGCATTCACCAGGTCACCATCAACAAGAGCCTCCTGGCCCCCCTCAATGTGGAGCTGGACCCTGAGATCCAGAAAGTGCGCGCCCAGGAGCGGGAGCAGATCAAGGCTCTGAACAACAAATTTGCCTCTTTCATCGACAAG GTGCGCTTTCTGGAGCAACAGAACCAGGTGCTTGAGACCAAGTGGGAGCTTCTGCAGCAGCTGGACCTGAGCAACAGCAAGAACAACCTGGAGCCCATCTTGGAGGGCTTCATCAGCTCCCTGCGCAAGCAGCTGGAGGGGTTGTCGGGAGACAGGGTGCGGCTGGATTCAGAGCTGAGAAACATGCGTGATGTAGTGGAGGACTACAAGAAGAG GTATGAGGAGGAAATCAACAAGCGCACAACTGCAGAGAATGACTTTGTGGTGCTGAAGAAG GATGTGGATGCTGCTTACATGAGCAAGGTGGAGCTGCAGGCCAAGGTGGATGCCCTGGACCGAGAAATCAAGTTCTTCAAGTGCCTGTATGAGGGG GAGATCGCTCAACTCCAATCCCACATCAGTGACACATCAGTCATCTTGTCCATGGACAACAACCGAAAACTGGACCTGGACAGTATCATTGCTGAGGTGCGAGGCCAGTATGAAGACATCGCCCTGAAGAGCAAGGCTGAGGCTGAGGCCCTGTACCAGACCAAG TTCCAGGAGCTCCAGCTGGCAGCTGGCCGGCATGGTGATGACCTCAAACACACTAAGAATGAGATCTCCGAGCTGACCAGGATCATCCAGAGGCTGCGTTCAGAGATCGAAAGTGTTAAGAAGCAG TGTTCCAACCTAGAGACGGCCATAGCTGATGCTGAGCAGAGGGGTGACTGTGCCCTCAAGGATGCCCGGGCCAAGATGGATGAGCTGGAGGAAGCCCTGCAGAAGGCCAAGGAGGAGCTGGCCCGAATGCTGCGGGAGTACCAGGAGCTGATGAGCACCAAGCTGGCACTGGACATTGAGATCGCCACCTACCGCAAACTGTTAGAGGGCGAGGAGTGCCG GATGTCTGGAGAATATACAAACTCCGTGAGCATTT CTGTCATCAGCAGCTCTGCTGCTGGCACCACAGGTGCTGGAGCAGGCTTTGGATTCAGCGGTGCGGGCACCTATGGCTATCGGTCCAGCTCTGTGGGTGGAGGCTACAGCATGCTGTCTGGGGGCTGTGTCACTGGCAATGGGAACTGCAGCCCCCGCGGGGAAGCCAAAACCAGGCTGGGGAGTGCAAGTGAATTCAAGGATCCCTCAGGGAAGTCCCCTGCTCTGAGCTCACCCACCAAGAAAAACACTAGATAA
- the KRT72 gene encoding keratin, type II cytoskeletal 72 isoform X1, which yields MSRQLHHYPGGERLGFSGCSAVISGRVSSSSASFRAGVKSTAAFGSRSLFSMGGGRRLALSAGASRSGAYALGHCAGAGGGRVAGFVGTVFGSAGLGPSCPSVCPPGGIPQVTVNKSLLAPLNMELDPEIQKVRSQEREQIKALNNKFASFIDKVRFLEQQNQVLETKWNLLQQLELNNCKKSLEPFFEGYISTLRKQLEALSGDRVRLDSELRNMQDLVEESKKRYEVEINRRTAAENEFVVLKKDVDTAYMNKVELQAKVDSLADEIKFSKYLYDEEIAQLQSHISDTSVVLSMDNNRDLDLDSIIAEVRAQYEDIALKSKAEAEALYQTKIQELQLTAGRHGDDLKLTRAEISEINRLIQRIRSEIGNVKKQCSNLETAIADAEQRGDCALKDARAKLDELEGALHQAKEELARMLREYQELMSTKLALDMEIATYRKLLEGEECRMSGEYPNSVSISVISNTNTGPAGAGFSMGFGTSSSYSYKQASEVKTKGSCGSSEFKDPHAKTLGPSCAAKKGSR from the exons ATGAGTCGCCAGCTGCACCACTACCCTGGGGGAGAGCGCCTGGGCTTCAGCGGCTGCTCAGCTGTGATCTCCGGCCGAGTCAGCAGCAGCTCGGCCTCATTCCGAGCTGGTGTGAAGAGCACGGCTGCTTTTGGCAGCCGCAGCCTCTTCAGCATGGGGGGCGGCCGCCGACTGGCCCTGAGTGCCGGTGCCAGCCGCAGCGGGGCCTACGCGCTGGGCCATTGCGCAGGGGCTGGCGGCGGGCGTGTGGCCGGCTTCGTGGGCACTGTCTTCGGCAGCGCCGGGCTAGGGCCCTCGTGTCCTTCCGTGTGTCCACCAGGCGGCATCCCTCAGGTCACTGTCAACAAGAGCCTCTTGGCTCCCCTCAACATGGAGCTGGACCCCGAGATACAGAAGGTGCGCTCTCAGGAGCGGGAGCAGATCAAGGCTCTGAACAACAAATTCGCCTCCTTCATCGATAAG gtGCGCTTCCTGGAGCAGCAAAACCAGGTTCTGGAGACCAAGTGGAACCTTCTGCAGCAGCTAGAACTGAACAACTGCAAGAAGAGCCTGGAGCCCTTTTTTGAGGGCTATATAAGCACCCTGAGGAAGCAGCTGGAGGCATTGTCAGGCGACAGGGTGAGGCTGGACTCGGAGCTGAGGAACATGCAGGATCTGGTGGAAGAATCCAAGAAGAG GTATGAAGTGGAGATCAACAGACGCACAGCTGCTGAGAATGAATTTGTGGTGCTCAAGAAg GATGTAGACACAGCCTACATGAACAAGGTGGAGCTACAGGCCAAGGTGGACTCCTTGGCGGATGAAATAAAATTCTCCAAGTACCTCTATGACGAG GAGATTGCTCAGCTCCAGTCCCACATTAGTGACACATCTGTGGTCTTGTCTATGGACAACAACCGGGACCTGGACCTCGACAGCATCATTGCTGAGGTGCGCGCCCAGTATGAGGACATCGCTCTGAAGAGCAAGGCCGAGGCTGAGGCCCTGTACCAGACCAAG aTCCAGGAGTTGCAGCTCACAGCCGGCAGACATGGAGATGACCTCAAACTTACCAGGGCTGAGATCTCTGAGATCAACCGACTGATCCAGCGGATCCGCTCTGAGATAGGCAATGTGAAGAAGCAG TGCTCCAACCTGGAGACAGCCATCGCTGATGCCGAGCAGCGGGGCGACTGTGCTCTCAAGGATGCCCGGGCCAAGCTAGATGAGCTGGAGGGTGCCTTGCACCAGGCCAAGGAGGAGCTGGCCCGGATGCTGCGGGAGTACCAGGAGCTGATGAGCACCAAGCTGGCCCTGGACATGGAGATTGCCACCTACCGCAAGCTGCTGGAGGGCGAGGAGTGCCG GATGTCTGGTGAATACCCCAATTCTGTGAGCATCT CTGTCATCAGCAATACCAACACTGGACCCGCAGGGGCTGGTTTCAGCATGGGCTTCGGCACCTCAAGCAGCTACAGTTACAAACAGGCCTCAGAAGTGAAAACCAAAGGCAGCTGTGGCAGCAGTGAGTTCAAGGATCCTCATGCCAAAACCTTGGGCCCCAGCTGTGCTGCCAAGAAGGGTTCCAGATGA
- the KRT72 gene encoding keratin, type II cytoskeletal 72 isoform X3 has translation MSRQLHHYPGGERLGFSGCSAVISGRVSSSSASFRAGVKSTAAFGSRSLFSMGGGRRLALSAGARAGGGRVAGFVGTVFGSAGLGPSCPSVCPPGGIPQVTVNKSLLAPLNMELDPEIQKVRSQEREQIKALNNKFASFIDKVRFLEQQNQVLETKWNLLQQLELNNCKKSLEPFFEGYISTLRKQLEALSGDRVRLDSELRNMQDLVEESKKRYEVEINRRTAAENEFVVLKKDVDTAYMNKVELQAKVDSLADEIKFSKYLYDEEIAQLQSHISDTSVVLSMDNNRDLDLDSIIAEVRAQYEDIALKSKAEAEALYQTKCSNLETAIADAEQRGDCALKDARAKLDELEGALHQAKEELARMLREYQELMSTKLALDMEIATYRKLLEGEECRMSGEYPNSVSISVISNTNTGPAGAGFSMGFGTSSSYSYKQASEVKTKGSCGSSEFKDPHAKTLGPSCAAKKGSR, from the exons ATGAGTCGCCAGCTGCACCACTACCCTGGGGGAGAGCGCCTGGGCTTCAGCGGCTGCTCAGCTGTGATCTCCGGCCGAGTCAGCAGCAGCTCGGCCTCATTCCGAGCTGGTGTGAAGAGCACGGCTGCTTTTGGCAGCCGCAGCCTCTTCAGCATGGGGGGCGGCCGCCGACTGGCCCTGAGTGCCGGTGCCA GGGCTGGCGGCGGGCGTGTGGCCGGCTTCGTGGGCACTGTCTTCGGCAGCGCCGGGCTAGGGCCCTCGTGTCCTTCCGTGTGTCCACCAGGCGGCATCCCTCAGGTCACTGTCAACAAGAGCCTCTTGGCTCCCCTCAACATGGAGCTGGACCCCGAGATACAGAAGGTGCGCTCTCAGGAGCGGGAGCAGATCAAGGCTCTGAACAACAAATTCGCCTCCTTCATCGATAAG gtGCGCTTCCTGGAGCAGCAAAACCAGGTTCTGGAGACCAAGTGGAACCTTCTGCAGCAGCTAGAACTGAACAACTGCAAGAAGAGCCTGGAGCCCTTTTTTGAGGGCTATATAAGCACCCTGAGGAAGCAGCTGGAGGCATTGTCAGGCGACAGGGTGAGGCTGGACTCGGAGCTGAGGAACATGCAGGATCTGGTGGAAGAATCCAAGAAGAG GTATGAAGTGGAGATCAACAGACGCACAGCTGCTGAGAATGAATTTGTGGTGCTCAAGAAg GATGTAGACACAGCCTACATGAACAAGGTGGAGCTACAGGCCAAGGTGGACTCCTTGGCGGATGAAATAAAATTCTCCAAGTACCTCTATGACGAG GAGATTGCTCAGCTCCAGTCCCACATTAGTGACACATCTGTGGTCTTGTCTATGGACAACAACCGGGACCTGGACCTCGACAGCATCATTGCTGAGGTGCGCGCCCAGTATGAGGACATCGCTCTGAAGAGCAAGGCCGAGGCTGAGGCCCTGTACCAGACCAAG TGCTCCAACCTGGAGACAGCCATCGCTGATGCCGAGCAGCGGGGCGACTGTGCTCTCAAGGATGCCCGGGCCAAGCTAGATGAGCTGGAGGGTGCCTTGCACCAGGCCAAGGAGGAGCTGGCCCGGATGCTGCGGGAGTACCAGGAGCTGATGAGCACCAAGCTGGCCCTGGACATGGAGATTGCCACCTACCGCAAGCTGCTGGAGGGCGAGGAGTGCCG GATGTCTGGTGAATACCCCAATTCTGTGAGCATCT CTGTCATCAGCAATACCAACACTGGACCCGCAGGGGCTGGTTTCAGCATGGGCTTCGGCACCTCAAGCAGCTACAGTTACAAACAGGCCTCAGAAGTGAAAACCAAAGGCAGCTGTGGCAGCAGTGAGTTCAAGGATCCTCATGCCAAAACCTTGGGCCCCAGCTGTGCTGCCAAGAAGGGTTCCAGATGA
- the KRT72 gene encoding keratin, type II cytoskeletal 72 isoform X2, whose protein sequence is MSRQLHHYPGGERLGFSGCSAVISGRVSSSSASFRAGVKSTAAFGSRSLFSMGGGRRLALSAGARAGGGRVAGFVGTVFGSAGLGPSCPSVCPPGGIPQVTVNKSLLAPLNMELDPEIQKVRSQEREQIKALNNKFASFIDKVRFLEQQNQVLETKWNLLQQLELNNCKKSLEPFFEGYISTLRKQLEALSGDRVRLDSELRNMQDLVEESKKRYEVEINRRTAAENEFVVLKKDVDTAYMNKVELQAKVDSLADEIKFSKYLYDEEIAQLQSHISDTSVVLSMDNNRDLDLDSIIAEVRAQYEDIALKSKAEAEALYQTKIQELQLTAGRHGDDLKLTRAEISEINRLIQRIRSEIGNVKKQCSNLETAIADAEQRGDCALKDARAKLDELEGALHQAKEELARMLREYQELMSTKLALDMEIATYRKLLEGEECRMSGEYPNSVSISVISNTNTGPAGAGFSMGFGTSSSYSYKQASEVKTKGSCGSSEFKDPHAKTLGPSCAAKKGSR, encoded by the exons ATGAGTCGCCAGCTGCACCACTACCCTGGGGGAGAGCGCCTGGGCTTCAGCGGCTGCTCAGCTGTGATCTCCGGCCGAGTCAGCAGCAGCTCGGCCTCATTCCGAGCTGGTGTGAAGAGCACGGCTGCTTTTGGCAGCCGCAGCCTCTTCAGCATGGGGGGCGGCCGCCGACTGGCCCTGAGTGCCGGTGCCA GGGCTGGCGGCGGGCGTGTGGCCGGCTTCGTGGGCACTGTCTTCGGCAGCGCCGGGCTAGGGCCCTCGTGTCCTTCCGTGTGTCCACCAGGCGGCATCCCTCAGGTCACTGTCAACAAGAGCCTCTTGGCTCCCCTCAACATGGAGCTGGACCCCGAGATACAGAAGGTGCGCTCTCAGGAGCGGGAGCAGATCAAGGCTCTGAACAACAAATTCGCCTCCTTCATCGATAAG gtGCGCTTCCTGGAGCAGCAAAACCAGGTTCTGGAGACCAAGTGGAACCTTCTGCAGCAGCTAGAACTGAACAACTGCAAGAAGAGCCTGGAGCCCTTTTTTGAGGGCTATATAAGCACCCTGAGGAAGCAGCTGGAGGCATTGTCAGGCGACAGGGTGAGGCTGGACTCGGAGCTGAGGAACATGCAGGATCTGGTGGAAGAATCCAAGAAGAG GTATGAAGTGGAGATCAACAGACGCACAGCTGCTGAGAATGAATTTGTGGTGCTCAAGAAg GATGTAGACACAGCCTACATGAACAAGGTGGAGCTACAGGCCAAGGTGGACTCCTTGGCGGATGAAATAAAATTCTCCAAGTACCTCTATGACGAG GAGATTGCTCAGCTCCAGTCCCACATTAGTGACACATCTGTGGTCTTGTCTATGGACAACAACCGGGACCTGGACCTCGACAGCATCATTGCTGAGGTGCGCGCCCAGTATGAGGACATCGCTCTGAAGAGCAAGGCCGAGGCTGAGGCCCTGTACCAGACCAAG aTCCAGGAGTTGCAGCTCACAGCCGGCAGACATGGAGATGACCTCAAACTTACCAGGGCTGAGATCTCTGAGATCAACCGACTGATCCAGCGGATCCGCTCTGAGATAGGCAATGTGAAGAAGCAG TGCTCCAACCTGGAGACAGCCATCGCTGATGCCGAGCAGCGGGGCGACTGTGCTCTCAAGGATGCCCGGGCCAAGCTAGATGAGCTGGAGGGTGCCTTGCACCAGGCCAAGGAGGAGCTGGCCCGGATGCTGCGGGAGTACCAGGAGCTGATGAGCACCAAGCTGGCCCTGGACATGGAGATTGCCACCTACCGCAAGCTGCTGGAGGGCGAGGAGTGCCG GATGTCTGGTGAATACCCCAATTCTGTGAGCATCT CTGTCATCAGCAATACCAACACTGGACCCGCAGGGGCTGGTTTCAGCATGGGCTTCGGCACCTCAAGCAGCTACAGTTACAAACAGGCCTCAGAAGTGAAAACCAAAGGCAGCTGTGGCAGCAGTGAGTTCAAGGATCCTCATGCCAAAACCTTGGGCCCCAGCTGTGCTGCCAAGAAGGGTTCCAGATGA